The following are from one region of the Sandaracinus amylolyticus genome:
- a CDS encoding GMC family oxidoreductase N-terminal domain-containing protein, translating into MQRADEQTIALVEETVAHLFPQLPKALGAVALAYDHAAIAKKGRRFRDLSADDQEDVMRAWESDPVLRAPFQVMQFAIKFAHFDREPVYERMGGKLNVVKTLEQPRWLEQVVRAETWDDGDVECEVVVVGTGAGGAVVGRELAERGFAVCFVEEGELHRRDAFTGSSQKAHRDFYRGGMAVGSNLMPVFMGRLVGGSTAVNGGTCFRTPSAVLDRWCEDIGTDDFAREHMQGYFERVESILQVQPAARQHIGRIADVFARGCDKLGWSHFSIVRNAPGCEGSGFCDFGCRTDARRSTNISYVPPALERGAMLFTGLTAKRVIVEKGRAVGIEGVAKNGKTIRVRGRAVVFAGGALPTPLFLLKNGLCNSSGQVGRNLTLHPSGGLNALFDDAIRGMDHIPQGYGCDEHLDDGILLSAAQPDWNYAALMYPVGGRRLMERLNELEHIASFGILISDESRGRIAFDVQGSATVLYNLTQKDADRYHRGVMAMGDICWEAGAKKVWPALLGAHTFESRREWERFRKQTLAPSQCLLTSYHPLGTCKMGKDPRTSVVSLDHEAHDLPGFFIVDGSTVPGPLGVNPQLTIMAMATRAAERIAARL; encoded by the coding sequence GTGCAGCGCGCCGACGAGCAGACGATCGCGCTGGTCGAGGAGACGGTCGCGCATCTCTTCCCGCAGCTGCCGAAGGCGCTCGGTGCGGTCGCGCTCGCGTACGACCACGCGGCCATCGCGAAGAAGGGTCGTCGCTTCCGTGATCTGAGCGCCGACGATCAGGAAGACGTGATGCGCGCGTGGGAGAGCGATCCCGTGCTGCGCGCGCCCTTCCAGGTGATGCAGTTCGCGATCAAGTTCGCGCACTTCGATCGCGAGCCCGTGTACGAGCGCATGGGCGGCAAGCTCAACGTCGTGAAGACGCTCGAGCAGCCTCGCTGGCTCGAGCAGGTCGTGCGCGCCGAGACGTGGGACGACGGCGACGTCGAGTGCGAGGTCGTCGTCGTCGGCACCGGCGCGGGCGGCGCGGTCGTCGGTCGCGAGCTCGCGGAGCGCGGCTTCGCGGTGTGCTTCGTCGAAGAGGGCGAGCTGCACCGGCGCGATGCGTTCACCGGCAGCTCGCAGAAGGCGCATCGCGACTTCTATCGCGGCGGCATGGCGGTCGGCAGCAACCTGATGCCGGTGTTCATGGGTCGCCTCGTCGGCGGCTCGACCGCGGTGAACGGCGGCACGTGCTTCCGCACGCCGAGCGCGGTGCTCGATCGATGGTGCGAGGACATCGGCACCGACGACTTCGCGCGCGAGCACATGCAGGGCTACTTCGAGCGCGTCGAGAGCATCCTGCAGGTGCAGCCCGCGGCGCGGCAGCACATCGGGCGCATCGCCGACGTGTTCGCGCGCGGCTGCGACAAGCTCGGCTGGAGCCACTTCTCGATCGTGCGCAACGCGCCGGGCTGCGAGGGCTCGGGGTTCTGCGACTTCGGGTGCCGCACCGACGCGCGTCGCTCGACGAACATCAGCTACGTGCCGCCTGCGCTCGAGCGCGGAGCGATGCTCTTCACCGGGCTCACCGCGAAGCGCGTGATCGTCGAGAAGGGGCGCGCCGTCGGCATCGAGGGCGTCGCGAAGAACGGCAAGACGATCCGCGTGCGCGGCCGCGCCGTGGTGTTCGCGGGAGGCGCGCTGCCGACGCCGCTCTTCTTGCTCAAGAACGGCCTCTGCAACTCGAGCGGTCAGGTCGGTCGCAACCTCACGCTGCATCCGAGCGGCGGGCTCAACGCGCTCTTCGACGACGCGATCCGCGGGATGGATCACATCCCGCAGGGCTACGGCTGCGACGAGCACCTCGACGACGGCATCCTGCTGAGCGCGGCCCAGCCCGATTGGAACTACGCCGCGCTCATGTATCCCGTCGGCGGTCGACGCCTGATGGAGCGCCTCAACGAGCTCGAGCACATCGCGTCGTTCGGCATCCTCATCTCGGACGAGTCGCGCGGGCGCATCGCGTTCGACGTCCAGGGTTCCGCGACCGTGCTCTACAACCTCACGCAGAAGGACGCGGATCGGTATCACCGCGGCGTGATGGCGATGGGCGACATCTGCTGGGAGGCGGGCGCGAAGAAGGTGTGGCCCGCGCTCCTCGGCGCGCACACGTTCGAGAGCCGTCGCGAGTGGGAGCGCTTCCGCAAGCAGACGCTTGCGCCCAGCCAGTGCCTGCTGACGAGCTATCACCCGCTCGGCACTTGCAAGATGGGCAAGGATCCGAGGACGAGCGTGGTGTCGCTCGATCACGAGGCGCACGACCTGCCGGGGTTCTTCATCGTCGACGGCAGCACGGTGCCGGGCCCGCTCGGCGTGAACCCGCAGCTGACGATCATGGCGATGGCGACGCGCGCCGCCGAGCGCATCGCCGCGCGTCTCTGA
- a CDS encoding radical SAM/SPASM domain-containing protein: MSVGSRTERRELVSAEERDALLRAPRPKSLPLAPMAEPARRRLPLADDARAIDRRVRPIYAVWEITLACDLACRHCGSRAGRDRPDELSTEQCLDLVDQMADLGVKEVSLIGGEAYLRDDWTDIIRRIRARGMMAILTTGGRGITPERARDAAAAGLQSASVSIDGDEATHDRLRGVAGSYRAALDAMKNLRAAGVQVSANTQINRLSAPELPSVLETIADHGAHSWQIQLTVAMGRAADEPEVLLQPYDLLEVFPMLARLAERCRERGVRLWPGNNVGYFGPHEHVLRGSLPKGHMYSCGAGRSTLGIEADGSIKGCPSLPTLAWTGGNIRDAKLVDIWERGGSAMRYTRDRTVEDLWGYCRTCYYADECRAGCTWTGFVLFGRPGNNPYCHHRALEMQRAGKRERVVKVESAPGQPFDHARFELIVEDEESRDADTV; encoded by the coding sequence GTGTCTGTCGGTTCGCGGACCGAGCGCCGCGAGCTGGTCAGCGCGGAGGAGCGCGACGCGCTCCTCCGCGCGCCTCGCCCGAAGTCCCTGCCGCTCGCACCGATGGCCGAGCCCGCGCGACGTCGCCTGCCGCTCGCCGACGACGCGCGCGCGATCGATCGACGCGTGCGCCCGATCTACGCGGTCTGGGAGATCACGCTCGCGTGTGATCTCGCGTGCCGTCACTGCGGCTCGCGCGCGGGGCGCGATCGACCGGACGAGCTCTCGACCGAGCAGTGCCTCGATCTCGTCGATCAGATGGCGGACCTCGGCGTGAAGGAGGTCTCGCTGATCGGCGGCGAGGCGTACCTGCGCGACGACTGGACCGACATCATCCGGCGCATCCGCGCGCGCGGCATGATGGCGATCCTCACGACCGGCGGGCGCGGGATCACGCCGGAGCGCGCGCGTGATGCCGCGGCGGCGGGCCTGCAGAGCGCGAGCGTGTCGATCGACGGCGACGAGGCCACGCACGATCGCCTGCGCGGTGTCGCGGGCAGCTATCGCGCGGCGCTCGACGCGATGAAGAACCTGCGCGCCGCGGGCGTGCAGGTGAGCGCGAACACGCAGATCAATCGGCTCAGCGCGCCCGAGCTGCCGAGCGTGCTCGAGACGATCGCGGATCACGGCGCGCACAGCTGGCAGATCCAGCTCACCGTCGCGATGGGGCGCGCCGCGGACGAGCCCGAGGTGCTGCTGCAGCCCTACGATCTGCTCGAGGTGTTCCCGATGCTCGCGCGCCTCGCGGAGCGATGTCGCGAGCGCGGCGTGCGGCTCTGGCCGGGCAACAACGTCGGGTACTTCGGGCCGCACGAGCACGTGCTCCGCGGGAGCTTGCCCAAGGGCCACATGTACTCGTGCGGCGCGGGGCGCTCGACGCTCGGCATCGAAGCGGACGGATCGATCAAGGGATGCCCGTCGCTCCCGACGCTCGCGTGGACCGGCGGCAACATCCGCGACGCGAAGCTCGTCGACATCTGGGAGCGCGGCGGCAGCGCGATGCGATACACGCGCGATCGCACCGTCGAGGATCTCTGGGGCTATTGCCGCACTTGTTATTACGCCGACGAGTGCCGCGCTGGGTGCACGTGGACGGGATTCGTCCTCTTCGGGCGCCCGGGGAACAATCCGTACTGCCACCATCGCGCGCTCGAGATGCAGCGCGCGGGCAAGCGCGAGCGCGTGGTGAAGGTGGAGAGCGCGCCGGGACAGCCCTTCGATCACGCACGCTTCGAGCTGATCGTCGAGGACGAGGAGAGCCGAGATGCTGACACCGTGTGA
- a CDS encoding bestrophin family protein — MIVGTQGSLLGMLRWQQHSVVLFAASAGLVIALREVLGWHWLRIPSVPVAIVGGALGIFVSFRTNAAYARWWEGRQLWGRLINVSRMFCSQVLAYLPRAENGAPSALQRRLIERHVLYVHVLRCLLRDQVPWSDDDVVRFSDAPTRESLSHETNATHALLDRQLAELAREADEGRLAPLRMDALDRSIAALLDVQGGCERIKRTPMPRGYGYFAEQLIRAFGVLFPMAIAEELWVMAIPINVLVCLAFMMISEVGRVLEDPFTLFWNALPLSALTRTIESNVRQRLGDEDIRPMLRPDGNGVLM, encoded by the coding sequence ATGATCGTCGGCACACAGGGATCGCTCCTCGGCATGCTGCGATGGCAGCAACACTCGGTGGTTCTGTTCGCGGCATCGGCGGGGCTCGTGATCGCCCTACGCGAAGTGTTGGGATGGCACTGGCTGCGCATCCCGTCGGTCCCCGTCGCGATCGTCGGCGGCGCGCTCGGCATCTTCGTCAGCTTCCGCACCAACGCGGCGTACGCGCGGTGGTGGGAAGGCCGTCAGCTCTGGGGCCGGCTGATCAACGTCTCGCGCATGTTCTGCTCGCAGGTGCTCGCGTACCTGCCGCGCGCCGAGAACGGCGCACCCAGCGCGCTGCAGCGACGATTGATCGAGCGTCACGTGCTCTACGTGCACGTGCTGCGATGTCTGCTGCGCGATCAGGTCCCGTGGAGCGACGACGACGTGGTCCGCTTCAGCGACGCGCCGACGCGCGAGTCGCTCTCGCACGAGACGAACGCGACGCACGCGCTGCTCGATCGACAGCTCGCGGAGCTCGCGCGCGAGGCCGACGAAGGACGTCTCGCGCCGCTGCGGATGGACGCGCTCGATCGCAGCATCGCGGCGCTGCTCGACGTGCAGGGCGGATGCGAGCGCATCAAGCGCACGCCGATGCCGCGCGGCTACGGGTACTTCGCGGAGCAGCTGATCCGCGCGTTCGGCGTGCTCTTCCCGATGGCGATCGCGGAGGAGCTCTGGGTGATGGCGATCCCGATCAACGTGCTCGTGTGCCTCGCGTTCATGATGATCAGCGAGGTCGGTCGCGTGCTCGAAGATCCGTTCACGCTCTTCTGGAACGCGCTGCCGCTCTCGGCGCTGACGCGCACCATCGAGAGCAACGTGAGGCAGCGGCTCGGCGACGAGGACATCCGCCCGATGCTGCGCCCCGACGGCAACGGCGTGTTGATGTGA